From the Corvus cornix cornix isolate S_Up_H32 chromosome 21, ASM73873v5, whole genome shotgun sequence genome, the window catcccatccccatcctgcatccatccccatcccatccccatcatgcatccatcccatcccatcccatcccatcccatcccatcccatcccatcccatcccatcccatcccatcccatagttcccatcccatcccatcccatcccatcccatcccatcccatcccacgtgcctcccctcaccctgcccagctccaggtgTGCCggggggtgctgctgggggcagTGAGCTGCGTAGGGCTCGTGGTACACCGGGGACTGCAGCTCCCCGTTGGGATTTGCAGGGATGAGGCCGCAGCCGCTCCTCTCGGGGTCCTGgttgggcagctgctgcccgcTGCTCTTGCCCTTGGATTTCCTGGTGCTGTTCCCCCGGCGCAGGTCCTGCGTGGGCAGCGCCGTGCTGggccagctgggctgtgccaggcactggAATGAGAGGACAGGCCCTGGAGCTGGCGCTCCTTTGGATGGCAACACGCCTGGACATCACTCCAGGCTCGGGAATTGCCACAGGCCCGCACTGGGCCCTGCCCCACGCGCTCTGCCATCCCTGGAGAGCAAAATCCTACCTGGCCATCGCCTCCACCCACCTGCAGCTTTGATTTGGGGATTTCCCAGCCTTTGAACCCTTCTGTGATCTTCTATAATCCCCAACAgcccctgggcagggcagaggacTGGGATGGGACTGGAACTGGGACTGGGAGGGaactgggatgggatgggatccctCAGCAGCGTtttccctgctcagcactgaccaggctgagccaggagcagccccagctccggGCAGGGATTTGCTCCAACCCCCCAGCAAACACTGCCCAGCCCCCAGACAGCTCCCTCTGCTCAAAGGCAGCTCCAACCCCATCCCAGGGGATCCCCACGGGCATCCCAGGCTGTTTTGGGGTTCACTCACGTGGAGAGGCTGGGAGTAGCCAGGGGAGAGGGGCTCCTCGAGCAGCCGGCCCtcgggcagcagcaggaaggagtgTCCGTCGGGCAGGGAGCCgctgggctgggacagctgggtcAGGGTGGTCACTCTCCCTGCGGACGCCCAGGAGTTGGTGCGGCCGTCGGAACTGAGGGATCCTCTCCCGCTGCTGGTGAACTGCACGGGGACAAGAGCACCCTGGGGAAGAGCTCCCTGAAACgggggcacagccctgcccagccctcgTGTCCCTGGGGTCTGGGCTGTGTCCCCATGGCCAGCAGTGGCCCGGTGGCTGTGCCGGGGTGTGGGATGTGCCTGGGTGTGGGACATGCTGCTTATGGGGCTGAGTGTGGGGTGGCCGAGGGGAATGAGGGGgtgcacagcaggaaaagggtgCCAGGcacccagccccatcccagctggcaGCGTGGGTCTCCCATTCCTTGCAGGAATCACGGGATATTCCAGCTTGGAAAGGACCCACTGAGTCCAAAACCCTGTCACTGTCcttgtgccagtgcctcactgcCCAACCCTGTCACAGGCCGTGTCCAGCCTCTGCTTTTGAAGGAATTCAGTGTAATTTTTGCCTCTATAATGTCCTGTAGGGCTTTAAATAATTTCCAGGGATCAGCAGCTTGCTGGCAGCTTCgagcagagcctgctgtgccacaggagTGTGACAGGAGTGTCACAGGAGTGTCACACGTGGCCACGGATGGGACAGCCACGGATTCCCACCCAAAGCTGCAGCACCCCTTACCTGGCTGGGGTGTGGGGGCTTTGACCCCGAGAAGCTCTCGGACCCTGAGAGGGAGGAGTCGGCGTTTCGGAACTGGGCGGTTTTGAGGCAGTAGAGCCACTCCTGGTAGTCCTGGTAGCTGGGACAGGTCACTCGGATGGAGTTGATCAGGCGGCCTGGAAAACATCCCCCACTGCTGATCCTGGGCTGGATCCCTCAGAACCCCACGGGAgccctcctgctccatcccgCCCCACGTTCCCTGGGATCTGGAGGTGCCGCTGCAGGGAATGCTCTGCCCTCGGTGCCCcgtgcaggagctgctgtggctcccGGCCTCTCCTGCCAGGGCACAGAGGGTCCCAAATTTCCAAGCAGGGCAGTTCGGGGAGCCTGGCTGCCCACCAGGAAGGTGCCACCGCACCAGCCCCCGAGCCGCCCGTGGCTGTGCCAGACACCCACCTTCGATTAAAAAGGAGGTTTTGTCGTTCTCCTCAAAAAGCACCTGGAAGGCGTTGAGTGGGAGCTCTCCCTGTGGAGAGAGGGGCAGGATTGGGATCTCGGAGCCCAGCAGGGCTCCTGCCCGTGCCatggggcacagggacaccatggggagctgtgccctgctctggggtgaagctctgctcccacagggGCTGTCCTGCCAGGGGAGCCAAAGGGCTTTAGGAGCCTTCAGGAGCGCAGGGGTTTCAGGCTTTAGGAGTGCAGGGTTTTGCTGGGAGCACGAGGAGGGAAGCCCCCAGTGAGGATGGAgcaagcccagctcctgctttgtgctggcagctgccccTAAGAAATGGCCTTTGGCAGctcggctgctgctgctgctcagctctccTGCACATCCCAGCAGGATTCCTGCCCCCTCCTGCACACCCCAGCGAGGCTCCTGCCCCCAGGATGTGTAGGGCCGGTGCTCCATCCTCCCCTTCACAGCAATCCCCGAGGGTGCTGAGACACCCTCTGGATAAAAGTCCCACCTCAGGAAGCgcagcagcatcccacagataactccagcagctccccctcGCTGGTTTCCACCTTGCCCAGGGCCTTTTCCCACCGGAGGATTGGGGTgagccccatcccagccccttccctgccccacacGCTTGGCAGGGGCAGCTGCTGTGGTCGCTGTGAAGCTGCGGAGCAAAAGGGGCCGGGCTGTTCCCTCGCCCAGCCCCAACTgcgggcaggggaagggaagggaaggaaaagtgcACTCGAGCAGCCCCGGGAGGAGGCTCCCGTGCCCTGACACGCCTGTGGAAAAGCAGGTTCCCAGTGTCACAGGCTGGTGAATCAGCCCCGGGAGCGCGGCCCCGGCACCGTGGGAAGGGAACATCGCCTGGGAAGGGAACATCGCACGGGGCAGGTTTAGGGTTTCAAAAGAGATGAGCTCATGggagagcccagcccaggcccccTTGCGTGGTGCCCCATTCCCAGGCGCTGCAAACAACACGCTCCCGAAACCAGGCTGTGCCCGAGGTGTGTCCCAGCGGCTGGAAAACGCCTTCCAGCGCCgctctgggatggggagagcTCTGGCCGGGAAGGAGCCTCCCGGGAGATGCTCTCCCCGGGGATAACCACAGCAGCGTTCCGCAGGATGCGGAGCCGCGTGGAGCAGGAGCCCGGCGGGTTCCCGGGGCATTTCGCagccctccagctctgcagggctgcttggGGCTGGCTGCCGGCTCGGTGACTCAGGGCTGcggcagagcagcagctccgggGTCACAGCCAGGGCGCTGCTCCTTCCGGCACGTTTGTTCCAGCACAGGAGAAGCAACGAGCACAGGGCTCGCAGTGATGCTCGAGCTCACAGAATCTCTGcaagggaagggcagagaggcCCTCGAGCATCGCCGAGCCCAACCATCAACCAGCACGGCCGTGCTCGCGCTGAGCCGCGGCCCCAAGTGCCACCGGGGATGTCACCAGCTGATTTTAAGGCCATTCTGGCTGCTCAGTGCCACTGGCTGCCCGTGCTGaggctccagcactgctcccacagACAGACACCCCAGACACCCTCTGGCATCCCTTGGgatgctccctgtccctgctgagaCAGAGGGAGAACGCTGCCAGcgctcccctcccctcccgtGCCCTTCCCCACAGCACCGGCTGCGCTGCCGGGCTGCCCCCGGCTCCCGAGGGGTTCCCTGGCAAAGGACCAGAGCAGCAAAGCCCCCTCAGGGGCActctggggctgtgccagcccgtctggagcaggagggccgggctggctgccagcacagcctcccccctcctcctcctcctcctccttctcctcctcctcctcctcctcctcgcagAGACGCGGCttccctggcaggcagctccttcccccTGGGCTGCCGGAGCAGGCCGAGGTGTTTCTCATGGGAAGGGATCTTGCAccatccctgtgcctgctcctgccagctggcACGGGAGGCGGCACGGGGAGCGCAGGTGGAGGGGAGAGAGCGGCGGGATGCTCCCAAAGGAACTCACCTTGAAACAGAGGCCACTGGGCTCCTCAGACATGATCACCAGCGTGGAGGGGTAGAGCACCAGGAGCCGGTCGTGCTGCTCCTTGGGAAGCAGACAGGGAGAGGGTTGGATCCCTGGGAACAGCCAGGGCTCGGAGCTGGAGAGCCCTTGGCTTTGTCCTTCTgacagcagcctggggcaggggctctgggaacagctgagctgcttccctgagctgggagagccTTTGGGGAGAACAATCCACCTCCCTGCATCAGGAGATGGCTTTGGGGAGAGCCAGGCTGcttccctgagctgggagaTCTTTTGGGGAGAGCCAGGCTGcttccctgagctgggagaTCCTTTGGGGAGAGCCAGGCTGcttccctgagctgggagaTCCTTTGGGGAGAGCCAGGCTGcttccctgagctgggagaTATTTGGGGAGAGCCAGGCCGcttccctgagctgggagaTCTTCTGGGGAGAGCCAGGCTGCTTCTCTGAGCTGGGAGATGGCTTTGGGAAGAGCCAGGCTGcttccctgagctgggagaTGGCTTTGGGAAGAGCCAGGCTGCTTCCCTGAGCTGGGAAATGGCTTTGGGAAGAGCAGTAGGAaacctttttccctttctgtgtgGGTAAAACACCccttgggagctgctgggtgggtggcagcagggaggcaggagcctGCACCAGCGACTCCACCCATGgatccatccatggatccatccctccctccaccaCTCCCCGGAGCTGTGTCCTACCTGGAAGGGCAGGTGCTGGAGCTTCACCTTGGAGATGCAGAGGATTTCTCCCAGGGATTCCCGCTGGGTCCCTCTCCAGTCCTGCACGGGCAGGTTCTGCACGGACCAGCGCAGCTCCTCCTTGCCCCCCGGGCTCTGCTTCCAGCCGCTCTAGGGACAGCACACACTGACCACAGGCCTTCCCcgggcacagccaggctgtggccCACCTGGGAACACTTTCTTGGGGTGGCAGGAGTGGGAAAGAGTAAATAAACTGGGCAGGAGGCggttttccagctgggaatggaCAACCATTCTCCATACCGAGCGGCACCTGGAAATGCCTTTCCAAGGGGGATGTTTCTGTTTGGCAAGTGGGAGatggaggcagggagggaattAAAACACCCTCAGAGACTGGGGGAGACAATCTCTTGAATCTGGGCCTGTTTTCTGGGCCTCCTCCAGGGGTTCTGCAATCTCTGGGCGGTTGCACAAGAACCCAAAAGCGTGAGAGCCTCTGTGAGCCAGGCCCGGAGCTCCGACCCCGCAGAggttgtgctgctggtggcacctGAGGGTGGCAGCTCCTCCTTCCTGCACATCCACCTGCCAGTGGCTCTCAGACCCCTCTGGGGAGCTCTTTTTGCacccttttctcccaggaaagcCCCCAAAGGCAAGCTCCAAAGAGAATCCATGCCGGggtcccagctgggagctggcgGTGGGACACGGCCGCGGGACACCCACCTGGGACAGCAGGGGCAGGGCCAGGCTCCCTCCACAGAGCTGGATCTGCTTCTCCAGGTGGTACAGCCACTGCTTCAGCTCCGCCTCGGAGGGGCAGAACACCACCAGGGGGTTCAGCAGAGGGCCTGGGATGAGGCACGGGATGAGTGGAGAGATCCGGGCAGGGATCGCAGCATCCAGCGGGAATCAGCCGGCGGAGCTGCCGCACGCTGCCCACCCACCACGGGGTGCTGGGGATGCCCCTGCTCCGCTGCCAcccccctccagccctccctgccacccccctccagccctccctgccacccTTTGGTCACATCAGCCCTCTCAgactgctccagcccctcctcagGCACACCAAGCCCTGACCACCAGGCACTTTTTAACCCCAAACCGGACCAAGAACAAACCCCGAGGTCGGCCCAAAAGCCAAGCCTGACCTCCAGAGCCAGATTTCAGCTTTCAACCCCCTCGCCAGCAGCTTGTGGGAAGCCTCTGtgtgggcaggggctgtgccagggtgcTGCTCCCTCAGCAGAAGGCCCCGCGCTCTCTCCCAGTCTCACTTTGGCTCTCCGTACGTAGAACACCAGCAGCTTTCTGACacagtttgtttatttattgcCTCAGCGAGCAGAATCCGTGCCAGCCAAGCTGAGGATGACTCCAGACATCCCCTCGGAGGGAGGGCCAGCCCTGCAGCTTGTTGATCTGAGTGTCTCAGAGCACGAGCACAGGTCTCCCACACCCTCTGCCACTCTCTCCCGACACAGCCCGGGGAGGGCAATAACCATTGCTGGCAGGATGCAGAGTGGATGTTGTGATTAATAATTTACCACTCGGCTCACATTAAACCCAGCTTGCTGCAGGCTCAGAAGGATCTGCCTCTGTGGGACTTGGAAGTGCCCAGATAAGCCCGGATAAACGCGGGACTTTGCCCTCCTGCGGTATCGTTAGTGCCCTAATTCCTGCATTATTTATAAACAACATTTCACTGAGCCTTTGAGGCACGTCTGGCTTTCAGGAAATGCACAGTAAACAAAGCTGAGGTGGGGCAGACACTCCCCGAGTGACTCCAAACCCATGACAGCAATTTGGTGTCGAGCGTTTTCTGGGCACCCACGTGTCCGTGGCTCTGGAGTtctcctgccctccttccctttgttttccctgtcttttAACGAGGGCACAGCGAtcacagagcagccaggagggtgTGATGCTGCTCCTTGGGCAttctggcagctctgggtgcttccctgggcacccagctcctcacacgaattataaatacaaattaaacgCAGCAGGAATCCGTGCTGCCAGGGCATGACCCGCAGCGTGGCCCTCGGGTGGCACTGCCACCCCTCAGGCACACCCCGGCGGCATCACCCATTGCCACATCTAAACAGGGcccagaaagaagagaaaatgaggaaaggaaCTTGCGGGACACGCCTGGGGCTgcggcaggagctgctgtgaggaGTCTGAGCTGCAAATTCCTGCCATTGCCCCTGGCCCCAGGGCCACGTCCCCATGCCCCTGCCACGCTGAGGTGCAGCCCTCGggctccttccctgtgccctgtcctCGCTCTTTCCCTGGGAGCGCTCCCAGAGGAGcgctggaagcagcagagccccTTCCCGGGACAGGAGCAGTTTGTTCCTGCCCAGACCCCTCTGAGGGGAGGCACCAAAGGGGTGCAGCGAGGCACGGGGGGCTCCAGGTGCTCCATAAATCCgtcagcagagcccagggcacagccagcccctgtccccgtgccaggagggctctgcaTCCTTCCCTCTCCCCGATCCCAGGCATCCCGCTGGGCCGAGCAGCCCTGGCCGTGCAGCGATGGGGAACTGCTGGTTCCACAAACCGGCTGCCTCAGAGTCATGAGATGAGGCATTTCCACCCTGACCCTGCGTGGGGACACGGGAagggctcccagcccctccGTGCCTCCATTCCTTCCCCTCTaagcagggaaataaaactgTTCCAGCGTGTCCCAGCAATGCTGAATGTCCCTggtgctccctgctgctgcttcccgaGCACCCAGCGCTgtctgcagggctctggcaggACACAGCCCCCCAAAGCCGCACTCCCGGGTGGTTTAAGGCAGAACAAGCACCCCAGTCCAGCACAGACAGCCCTGGAAGTTTTCCCTTGTTCCCCCAGAACCCTGGAAAGGTTTGGAGAGCCCTGCCTGGTTCACCAGTCCTAAAAATGAGTGGGGTGTTTATGCCACGtcctttttatcatttttggGAGGTTTTGTCCTCTGGCAGAGGGTACCAGGGGCAGAGTCAGTGGGCCTGGGACACAAATGGGCTCTGTATCATTACCGGGGGTTAATTAATGCTTTAATTGCAC encodes:
- the PLEKHN1 gene encoding LOW QUALITY PROTEIN: pleckstrin homology domain-containing family N member 1 (The sequence of the model RefSeq protein was modified relative to this genomic sequence to represent the inferred CDS: inserted 1 base in 1 codon); the protein is MGNIACVPQAPGGFRSSFRRKPSLKKEQNGKKKLPNFFGMDGGQERDTTTDKILQYIPAKIIQNQENQKENLDQRFPSLFKKGRRKTTVRNLGKMIYYSKVKFKFQHCQEVSDCFLELFQSYLYFQSAGPNGLTYQGLLPLKELQVRELEAGQSPGQQDHALHISGPLLNPLVVFCPSEAELKQWLYHLEKQIQLCGGSLALPLLSQSGWKQSPGGKEELRWSVQNLPVQDWRGTQRESLGEILCISKVKLQHLPFQEQHDRLLVLYPSTLVIMSEEPSGLCFKGELPLNAFQVLFEENDKTSFLIEGRLINSIRVTCPSYQDYQEWLYCLKTAQFRNADSSLSGSESFSGSKPPHPSQFTSSGRGSLSSDGRTNSWASAGRVTTLTQLSQPSGSLPDGHSFLLLPEGRLLEEPLSPGYSQPLHCLAQPSWPSTALPTQDLRRGNSTRKSKGKSSGQQLPNQDPERSGCGLIPANPNGELQSPVYHEPYAAHCPQQHPPAHLELGRFLQCHGQTGPAQGNPAVPAPQHPSLEHWNCREVPTAPTYSTPGTSRRLQLRAPAQGSYLGEISSLPEERLGPSLHPADGSGGTYGLADAACXCRDSSSYHDYAELQSFQSDLSYDNLWEAEEKELGTPCSSPSPAQQIYQV